In the Arthrobacter sp. CDRTa11 genome, CTTCACGGTGGAGGGAGTTGGCGATCACGACGCTGACAACGTCGATGTCGTCGGCTTCGGCGATCGCCTGCCACGAGGTGTCGTTGCGCTCATAACCAAAACGGCGGGCGGCCAACGAGCCGAACTCGGCGTTGACGTCGCCGATTGAGACCAGGCGCACCGGGGGAAGCACCGGGCTGTAGAGGGCGGATGCCGTGCGGTACGCGGCAGCGTGGGCTTTGCCGGCCATGCCTGCGCCGATGACGGCGACGCCTAGGCTTTCAGCCATTGATTTCTCCTTCGAAATTCAGCCGTGGCGGGAACACTCTACGGCATTTTGGAGCGCTACAATTTGTACGCTGGATTCGAGCGTAGCCATGTATGTATGTCCTGTCAATCATCCAGCGGATATCCTCGAAGCCAGACACGAAAGGCACTTCCGATGACGGCGAACCGCCCGAAGACCCGACGCCCTACGATTTACGACGTAGCGAAGCGGGCGGGCGTCTCCCCGTCGTTGGTTTCACTGGTGCTGCAGAATCCTGTTCGGGTGAGCGACAAGCGCCGCGAGGCAGTCCAGGCGGCCATCGCGGAACTTGGCTACCGCCCCAGCCGGGCAGCCACCACCCTCGCCAGCAGTCGGACCAAGAGCATCGGCCTGGTCATTGACGACTACCGGAACCTCTGGTTCGTCGACCTGCTCCGGGGGATGGAATCTGCGCTCACTGAGCATGGCTACCAGGTCATGCTGGCCGACTCCAGGCCGGGGGAGAATCGAATCAAGGAAGCCGTGGACGGGCTGCTTGCCATGCATGTCGACGGGCTGGTGATCGCAGCCGAACCCAGTGCGTCCATGCTGGCAGGGGTTGGGGTACCTACGGTGGTGGCCGGGTGGCGTGACGGAGTGCCGGTGGGCGCCGATCTGATAACCAACGACGACGACGGCGGCGGCGCCATGGTGGCGGACCACCTTCTGGGGCTTGGCCACACGCGGATCGGCCACCTCAGCGGGTCGGGCGGCGCTGCAGCCCATCGGAGGGAAGGCTTCCTTGCCCGACTGCGCGAGACGGGGGCTGCCGCGCTGATCGCGGGAGAGGCGGGTGGCACATCCGAGGACGACGGTTATGCCTCGGCGTCGTGGCTTTTGGATCACCATCCGGACATCACGGCGATCTTCGCCGCCAATGACACGATGGCCCTGGGTGCGCTGGGCGCAATCAAGGCGCGCGGCCTTGCCGTCCCGGCGGATATCTCCGTGATCGGATACGACAACTCAACCCTGGCAAAGTCGCGGTATTTGGAACTTACGTCGATGGACAACCGCAGCGACCTGGTGGGAGTCGATACGGCAAAAACGCTGCTGGCACGCGTTCAGGACGCCACTATTGGCCCACAGCGCACGCTGATCGAGCCTGTCCTGGTGGTTCGGAGTACCACGGCACCCCCAGCATCCTAAGCCCCGCATCAGCCAGTTAGGTTAAAACATCCTAATGTCAGGACAAACTATTGACATCGGTGAGCTGGATCACCATGATCGAGGTAGACAGTGCTCCGGCGGCTGCAGAGTGGCAGCCCGGAACCTGAAATCAAAGGAGATGATTGTGGCTAATTTTTCGTGGCGTAAGGCGGCTCTGGTTACAGCGGTGGTGCCGATGTTGGCACTGAGCGCATGTTCGAGCAGCGGTGGCAGGGCTCCCGAAGCTGCAAATGGCGGTGGCGGGGGGCAGGTTGCCACCACGGATCGGATGAAAATCGCCTTGATCGCCCACGCACCTGCGGGCGACACATTCTGGGACACGGTCCGGAAGGGCGCCGAGGAGGCTGCCGCGAAGGACAACGTTGAATTGCTCTACACGTCCGATCCTGAGGCCGGACGGCAGGCGCAGCTGATCGAGCAGGCCATCGACCAGAAGGTGGATGGCATCGCAGTTACCCTGGCTACGCCTGACGCGCTGAAGGAAGCTCTGAAGAAGGCCTCTGATGCAGGGATCCCCATTGTCAGCTTCAACGCCGGTGAAGCGGCCTCCGCGCAGCTGGGAGCCTTCACCCACTTCGGTTCCAATGAACAGCTTGCCGGCCAGGCTGTTGGAACAAGGCTTGCAGAGGGCGGCTACAAGCACCCGGTCTGCGTGATCCAGGCGCAGGGGCACGTAGGCCTCGAAGCCCGGTGTGCCGGTGTGAAGGCCAAGGTCCCCGGCACGGAAATTCTCTACGTAAACGGGGCGGACATGACGTCGGTCGAATCGACCGCCACGGCAAAGCTGCAGGCCTCCAAAGATGCTGACGTCATCATCGGCCTCGGTGCTCCGATCACCCTGACGCTGCTTAAGTCAGTTGCCACTGCCGGAAGCTCGGCCAAGGTTGCCAGCTTCGACCTGAACAAGGAACTGGCCCAGAAGGTCTCCGACGGCAGCGTGCTGTTCACGGTTGACCAGCAGCCCTGGCTGCAGGGCTACGGCGCCGTGGATGCACTCTGGCAGAACAAGCGCGGCGGGTTCAAGCTGGGCGGCGGACAGTCGGTCCTGACAGGCCCGGCAATCATTGACAAGTCCAACGCCGACGAAGTCCTGAAGTTCGCCGAGCAGGGTATCCGCTAACAGCCCGCTGGCCGGGCCGGTGAAGGCCGGCCCGGCAGCAAGGAGAGTTCTCATGACTATTACCCAGACAAAAACAACTACTAAGCCGACAGTGTCCGACGAGCGTGTG is a window encoding:
- a CDS encoding LacI family DNA-binding transcriptional regulator, whose amino-acid sequence is MTANRPKTRRPTIYDVAKRAGVSPSLVSLVLQNPVRVSDKRREAVQAAIAELGYRPSRAATTLASSRTKSIGLVIDDYRNLWFVDLLRGMESALTEHGYQVMLADSRPGENRIKEAVDGLLAMHVDGLVIAAEPSASMLAGVGVPTVVAGWRDGVPVGADLITNDDDGGGAMVADHLLGLGHTRIGHLSGSGGAAAHRREGFLARLRETGAAALIAGEAGGTSEDDGYASASWLLDHHPDITAIFAANDTMALGALGAIKARGLAVPADISVIGYDNSTLAKSRYLELTSMDNRSDLVGVDTAKTLLARVQDATIGPQRTLIEPVLVVRSTTAPPAS
- a CDS encoding substrate-binding domain-containing protein, giving the protein MANFSWRKAALVTAVVPMLALSACSSSGGRAPEAANGGGGGQVATTDRMKIALIAHAPAGDTFWDTVRKGAEEAAAKDNVELLYTSDPEAGRQAQLIEQAIDQKVDGIAVTLATPDALKEALKKASDAGIPIVSFNAGEAASAQLGAFTHFGSNEQLAGQAVGTRLAEGGYKHPVCVIQAQGHVGLEARCAGVKAKVPGTEILYVNGADMTSVESTATAKLQASKDADVIIGLGAPITLTLLKSVATAGSSAKVASFDLNKELAQKVSDGSVLFTVDQQPWLQGYGAVDALWQNKRGGFKLGGGQSVLTGPAIIDKSNADEVLKFAEQGIR